From one Nematostella vectensis chromosome 7, jaNemVect1.1, whole genome shotgun sequence genomic stretch:
- the LOC5504311 gene encoding tryptophan--tRNA ligase, cytoplasmic, translated as MHVLYRSNLAVNRLFITNFLWPIARRRMASTKNEESTGEMGEKFEQVVTMETVIAADNTGIDYNKLIRQFGCSHLEPSHLERIERLTGKPAHHLLKRGVFFSHRDLDAMLDVYEKGKPFYLYTGRGPSSESMHLGHLIPFIFTKYLQEAFDVPLVIQLTDDEKFFLKKNLECQETHRLAYENMKDIIACGFDPNKTFIFSDMDYIGSCPEFYTNIMKIQKCITFNQVRSTFGFTETDNIGKIAFPAIQAAPSFSNSFPHIFGDKKDIPCFIPCAIDQDPYFRLTRDVAPRIGCPKPSLIFSTFFPALQGAKTKMSASDPTTSIFLSDTPNQIKKKINKYAFSGGRDTVEEHRELGGDIKVDIPYQYLSFFLEDDEKLQQIKEDYSSGKMLSGEIKKELIQVIQPLVAEHQERRKNVTADVIRQFSTPRKLEFGGPKKS; from the exons TCTCGCTGTAAATAGACTATTTATTACGAACTTTCTGTGGCCGATTGCGAGAAGAAGGATGGCATCGACAAAGAATGAAGAAAGTACTGGTGAAATGGGCGAAAAGTTTGAGCAAGTTGTCACGATGGAGACTGTAATCGCTGCAGACAATACGGGAATCGACTACAACAAATTGATCA GGCAATTTGGGTGTTCTCACCTTGAACCTTCTCACCTGGAGAGAATCGAGAGACTGACAGGAAAACCAGCTCATCATCTTTTGAAAAGAGGAGTGTTCTTCTCGCACAG GGACTTGGATGCTATGTTAGATGTTTACGAAAAGGGCAAGCCCTTCTATCTGTACACTGGCAGAGGGCCGTCATCAGAATCAATGCATCTTGGCCATTTAATTCCTTTTATCTTTACCAA ATATCTACAGGAAGCATTTGATGTCCCTCTAGTAATACAGCTGACCGACGatgaaaagttttttttaaagaaaaatcttGAATGCCAAGAAACCCACAGATTAGCATATGAGAATATGAAGGATATTATTGCCTGTGGATTTGATCCCAATAAAACATTCATCTTTTCTGATATGGATTATATAGG GAGCTGTCCAGAATTCTACACAAACATAATGAAGATCCAAAAGTGTATCACATTCAATCAAGTGAGAAGCACATTTGGGTTTACGGAGACAGACAATATAG GTAAAATAGCATTCCCTGCAATTCAAGCAGCCCCTTCATTTAGTAACTCCTTCCCTCACATCTTTGGGGACAAGAAGGATATTCCATGCTTTATTCCCTGTGCAATTGACCAG GACCCATACTTCAGACTAACAAGAGATGTTGCACCAAGGATCGGGTGCCCCAAGCCTTCACTGATCTTCTCGACCTTTTTCCCCGCTCTACAAGGTGCCAAAACAAAGATGAGCGCAAGTGACCCTACGACCTCCATCTTCCTCTCCGACACACCAAACCAGATCAAGAAAAAG ATCAACAAGTATGCATTTTCTGGTGGTCGTGATACAGTGGAGGAGCATCGTGAGCTAGGAGGAGatattaaggttgatattccATACCAGTACCTTTCCTTCTTCCTGGAGGATGATGAAAAACTTCAACAGATCAAGGAG GATTATTCCAGTGGTAAAATGTTGTCAGGAGAAATCAAGAAAGAGCTAATACAGGTCATACAGCCTCTTGTCGCAGAGCACCAGGAACGGCGAAAAAATGTCACTGCTGACGTAATAAGACAGTTTTCAACACCGAGGAAGCTTGAGTTCGGGGGACCCAAGAAGTCATGA
- the LOC5504310 gene encoding leucine-rich repeat-containing protein 73 produces MLLGTVQITGEELSEAEVKEVCDSLRDNSIRLLSLRGCVVQDEDFKKLAECLKENDSLAQLNLNLGICNGKHRIRWLAEALSGNKSLNALFLHGTNLSDGCLEMLIPSIQGHPNLQSLDLGDCQIRDEGIQHICALLSPADDKAGVQDLTLSANPAVTPYGWTQLAVAMAANPQIKCLYLDYNNIGDYGAGVFSVAMAANTGLERVDFEGTGITDKGAMVLANVVKCHCKNLQELVLAENAISTDLIDQITGCLATGAENGDDMDASGENGHSDNSPIKS; encoded by the exons ATGCTTCTTGGGACTGTGCAAATCACTGGCGAAGAACTAAGCGAAGCTGAGGTTAAGGAGGTCTGCGATTCTTTGAGAGATAATAGCATTCGATTGCTTTCCCTTCGGGGTTGTGTTGTGCAAGACGAAGACTTCAAAAAACTCGCCGAATGCTTAAAAGAGAACGATTCACTCGCTCAATTAAACCTAAACTTAGGGATTTGTAACGGGAAACACCGAATACGGTGGTTAGCGGAGGCGCTCTCCGGAAACAAGTCTCTGAACGCCCTTTT TTTACATGGGACAAATCTCAGTGATGGTTGTCTGGAAATGCTGATTCCATCAATACAAGGGCACCCCAACCTGCAATCTTTAGATCTTGGCGACTGTCAGATAAGAGATGAAGGCATCCAACACATATGTGCACTACTGTCCCCAGCCGATGATAAAGCTGGAGTCCAAGATCTAACGCTCTCTGCCAACCCTGCTGTAACACCCTATGGGTGGACGCAGCTTGCTGTTGCCATGGCAGCAAACCCTCAAATCAAATGCCTTTACCTTGACTACAACAACATCGGTGACTATGGCGCTGGAGTGTTTTCTGTTGCCATGGCAGCCAATACAGGCTTAGAGAGAGTTGATTTTGAAGGGACCGGTATAACCGACAAGGGAGCGATGGTCCTTGCTAATGTTGTGAAGTGTCATTGCAAGAATCTCCAGGAGCTGGTACTTGCTGAGAATGCCATAAGCACAGACTTAATTGATCAGATCACAGGTTGCCTAGCAACAGGAGCTGAAAATGGTGATGATATGGATGCAAGCGGTGAAAATGGTCACTCTGATAATAGTCCTATCAAATCATAA
- the LOC116612003 gene encoding uncharacterized protein LOC116612003, with protein MAASARCLRSLIRSSSSVNRTSACVLRCLKANPTASASSTSIALRTSIKESGMLNVSRRFSLATRVQSFRPASAVAILCNSPSILNTGMSPEGLDGNLGDDEGESWSQNGDNAYIEGT; from the exons atggcggccagcGCACGTTGTTTGAGATCACTTATTCGTTCGTCCTCATCTGTCAAT AGGACATCTGCCTGTGTACTACGATGCCTGAAAGCCAATCCCACCG CTTCTGCATCATCTACGTCTATAGCTCTAAGGACGAGTATAAAAGAAAGTGGAAT GTTAAATGTATCCAGAAGATTCAGTCTGGCCACGAGAGTTCAAAGCTTCAGACCTGCATCAGCAGTTG CTATTCTCTGCAACTCTCCTAGCATACTAAACACAGGGATGTCCCCAGAGGGACTTGATGGTAACCTTGGAGATGATGAGGGAGAAAGCTGGTCTCAGAATGGTGACAATGCTTATATAGAAGGGACATAA
- the LOC116611993 gene encoding uncharacterized protein LOC116611993 isoform X2 codes for MHVRFNMAAISARCLRSFAKAASMSRSAASVGGMSKSGAISSLVSRSLPVLKDSSLLQKIARDNMAKNLARRHSKLSAAVNQLMLVTSVDMSIDGGEGTGDELSTEAIAEDDEKLRII; via the exons ATGCACGTTCGATTCAACATGGCCGCCATTTCTGCACGTTGTTTGAGGTCGTTCGCTAAGGCAGCGAGCATGAGC AGAAGCGCTGCTTCTGTGGGTGGAATGTCAAAAT CTGGGGCGATATCTTCGTTGGTTTCCAGGTCCTTGCCTGTTCTAAAAGACAGCTCCTT ATTACAAAAGATTGCTAGGGATAACATGGCTAAGAATCTAGCAAGAAGACACTCAAAATTATCTGCTGCAGTTA ATCAGCTGATGCTTGTCACCTCTGTGGATATGAGTATTGATGGCGGAGAGGGGACTGGGGATGAACTTAGTACCGAGGCTATTGCTGAAGATGATGAAAAATTGAGAATTATATAG
- the LOC116611993 gene encoding uncharacterized protein LOC116611993 isoform X1: MHVRFNMAAISARCLRSFAKAASMSRSAASVGGMSKSGAISSLVSRSLPVLKDSSLLQKIARDNMAKNLARRHSKLSAAVSVICQSPPLLLSVDSDGESAEGLLVDDDETFSCLDDDAIHGL; encoded by the exons ATGCACGTTCGATTCAACATGGCCGCCATTTCTGCACGTTGTTTGAGGTCGTTCGCTAAGGCAGCGAGCATGAGC AGAAGCGCTGCTTCTGTGGGTGGAATGTCAAAAT CTGGGGCGATATCTTCGTTGGTTTCCAGGTCCTTGCCTGTTCTAAAAGACAGCTCCTT ATTACAAAAGATTGCTAGGGATAACATGGCTAAGAATCTAGCAAGAAGACACTCAAAATTATCTGCTGCAGTTA GTGTGATATGCCAATCTCCTCCACTCCTCCTTAGCGTGGACTCTGACGGGGAATCGGCAGAAGGGCTACTggtggatgatgatgaaaccTTTTCGTGCTTAGACGATGATGCAATACATGGTCTCTAG
- the LOC5504316 gene encoding RING finger protein 32, producing MSYRSGKAAKLPPERRDKLESLPNTALTAVALQDHWARSLSLKDPVKKKINHSLPVAAKPRSTAARIKGGKGPETRESNKEYVLDPVPPPPTLAQKYGLVEAPEKLLSDTDWQSVKQQSNARLDSTLPCVICKEDFGNLQQVLLSCSHVFHRTCLEAFEKFSGKKCCPMCRKEKYQKRIIHEGAKQHRVKCVIRIQAAWRGYVLRSWYRKLRQTVAPKDPKLRQKFYENKLQSITDRLVGSMEASRATVDNLMSEINQSLASSRNIMSRIDGDCIKSPISSQEWEQARLKAVERCTTDCPICIMPLAQQGLYNRETSACAGKHRPSVLLSCSHVFHMTCLQAFEEFTTSTKHVCPVCRATYQKRVL from the exons ATGAGCTACCGAAGTGGAAAAGCAGCTAAACTGCCCCCTGAAAGAAGAGACAAGCTCGAAAGTTTG CCCAACACTGCATTGACTGCTGTAGCATTACAAGATCACTGGGCAAGATCTCTATCACTCAAAGATCCTGTTAAAAAGAAGATCAACCATAGTTTACCAGTTGCAGCCAAGCCTAGATCCACAGCAGCACGCATCAAAGGGGGAAAAGGCCCTGAAACAAGAGAATCTAATAAAGAATATGTGCTGGACCCTGTGCCACCCCCACCAACTTTAG cACAAAAGTATGGCCTGGTTGAAGCTCCTGAGAAGCTATTATCTGACACAGACTGGCAAAGTGTGAAGCAGCAGTCAAATGCAAGGCTTGACTCTACACTACCTTGTGTGATATGTAAGGAGGATTTTGGCAACCTACAGCAG GTCCTCTTGTCCTGTAGCCACGTCTTCCATAGG ACTTGTCTTGAAGCATTTGAAAAGTTCTCAGGTAAGAAATGCTGTCCAATGTGCCGCAAGGAAAAGTACCAGAAACGGATTATACACGAGGGAGCAAAGCAACACAGAGTCAAATGTGTCATCAG GATCCAGGCTGCCTGGCGAGGCTATGTGCTAAGGTCATGGTACAGAAAACTGAGGCAGACTGTGGCTCCTAAAGATCCCAAGCTAAGACAAAAATTTTACGAAAACAAG CTACAGAGTATCACTGATAGACTGGTCGGATCAATGGAGGCAAGCAGAGCGACTGTAGACAATCTGATGTCTGAGATCAACCAGTCTCTTGCAAGTAGCCGCAATATCATGAG TCGAATAGACGGTGATTGCATCAAATCGCCAATTTCCAGTCAAGAATGGGAACAGGCACGGCTTAAG GCCGTGGAGCGGTGCACAACCGATTGCCCCATATGCATCATGCCTCTTGCCCAGCAAGGCCTGTATAACCGTGAGACCAGCGCATGCGCAGGGAAGCACAGGCCTTCCGTACTACTCTCGTGCTCACACGTATTCCACATGACATGCCTGCAAGCCTTCGAAGAGTTTACCACCAGCACTAAACACGTCTGCCCTGTGTGCAGGGCAACGTACCAGAAACGAGTCTTGTGA
- the LOC5504306 gene encoding presenilin-1 isoform X3, producing MSEDSADETSKLMGDESPVRISGRRSNARREERDLRDEDDDEMCDRENDPRNLRRQSSTDNVLPQVEDDNESEADEEEMLKYGARSVMMLIIPVSTCMLVVVATISSVTYYTENSGQYLVYTPFHEETGISNAQKAGEAIANALIVIGVVLVLTIILVVLYKFRCYCIISGWLVLSSLMLLFFFGYIYFQELLRVYNVAMDYITLSLILWNFGVVGMICIHWKGPLILQQAYLILVSALMALVFIKYLPDWTTWAILAAISLYDLFAVLCPKGPLKILVQTAQERDEPLFPSLIYSSTMMWTVGMADRDPSSNHPASQENSAGENEEEVERSGEGPTSEEARNAVRNLGEAGQQQPQQNGEEEEKGVKLGLGDFIFYSVLVGKASSYKDWNTTIACFVAILIGLCLTLLLLAIYRKALPALPISITFGLIFNFATKELVKPFMDSLSSKQAFI from the exons ATGAGTGAGGATTCTGCTGATGAAACATCCAAACTAATGGGAGACGAATCACCCGTGCGAATATCTGGCAGGCGCTCAAATGCCCGGCGCGAAGAAAGGGATTTG AgggatgaagatgatgatgaaatgTGCGACCGTGAGAATGATCCAAGAAATTTACGCCGCCAGAGCAGCACAGATAATGTCCTTCCACAAGTGGAAGATGATAATGAGAGTGAAGCAGACGAGGAAGAGATGCTGAAATATGGTGCACGGAGTGTCATGATGCTGATAATTCCTGTATCCACTTGTATGCTGGTCGTTGTGGCAACAATATCATCTGTTACATACTACACAGAAAacagtggacagtactt AGTCTATACACCTTTCCATGAGGAGACAGGAATCAGCAATGCACAGAAGGCAGGAGAGGCCATTGCAAATGCATTAATTGTGATAGGCGTGGTTCTGGTCCTTACTATAATACTTGTGGTCTTATACAAGTTTAGATGTTACTGT ATAATATCAGGGTGGCTTGTGCTATCCTCTCTTATGCTTCTCTTCTTCTTTGGATATATTTACTTCCA GGAACTCCTGAGGGTATATAATGTAGCGATGGACTACATCACATTGTCTCTTATCCTGTGGAACTTTGGTGTTGTCGGCATGATCTGCATCCACTGGAAGGGGCCCCTCATCCTGCAGCAGGCTTATCTTATTCTTGTCAGCGCTTTAATG GCATTAGTCTTTATCAAATACCTGCCTGACTGGACTACTTGGGCAATTCTGGCAGCTATCTCATTATATG ATTTATTTGCCGTCTTGTGTCCCAAGGGCCCTCTAAAGATTTTGGTTCAAACAGCACAAGAAAGAGATGAGCCTCTTTTTCCTTCTCTCATATATTCCT CTACTATGATGTGGACAGTTGGTATGGCTGATCGTGATCCAAGCAGCAATCACCCTGCTAGCCAGGAGAACTCTGCCGGAGAGAACGAGGAAGAGGTAGAGAGATCAGGGGAGGGCCCAACATCAGAGGAGGCGCGGAATGCCGTCAGGAACCTGGGAGAAGCAGGGCAGCAGCAGCCACAGCAAAACGGCGAGGAGGAAGAGA AGGGTGTGAAGCTTGGTCTTGGGGATTTCATCTTCTACAGTGTGTTGGTCGGTAAAGCTTCCTCGTACAAGGACTGGAACACTACTATTGCCTGCTTTGTGGCTATACTTATT GGTCTCTGTTTGACGTTGTTGCTCCTAGCCATCTACAGAAAAGCCCTCCCTGCTCTTCCCATCTCGATCACTTTCGGGCTCATCTTCAACTTCGCTACTAAGGAGCTTGTCAAGCCTTTTATGGACAGCCTCTCCAGCAAGCAAGCCTTTATATGA
- the LOC5504306 gene encoding uncharacterized protein LOC5504306 isoform X2: MGLLMRKSLRDNAKTDGYPHRVPSLRFYNTDDSAKITMDVSTVGRELESYINSKLHAATFVPNDIALNSKRSIHASPNAIRSLQGTEQQGHQYVTLTSLLSQDVPYGAMLLEFPSSSNTSLEFVNSERFLIYDFPPPAAIYNEYLLPLRACPVAGDSIPLLLRGAPSHSLSQHWLKWVPGFTPPFIKHIHEVMDYDDIVTSFPHQMIPSCKHAVDPEVHYKLLSKNSIPEMGAHTPHHMTMENHALPCMVKAAHGKGTKGTFKADTEQELEQILVELRNNLQRCEPPILTEVIEDIDGNYCLQFYLHKSGEIYWLGVTTQIMGDKFVWGGGVVDWTKQLYLRGLLWGTICPVKEYLHKQGYFGIVGIDVLTSKRGKFVIDVNPRINGTTPQLFLAPRMADLGYGLSVYIADGRFLCTSESLVQRADVLNSTGEVRVVVLSSADIRDGCEAHVVVFGESEEKASEGFKRLKKCRL, from the exons ATGGGTCTGTTGATGAGAAAATCTCTCAGAGACAATGCTAAAACTGATGGCTACCCACATCGAGTTCCCTCACTAAGGTTTTATAACACTGACG ATTCCGCAAAGATAACGATGGATGTCAGCACAGTCGGGCGAGAACTTGAAAGCTACATAAATAGTAAGCTACATGCGGCTACTTTCGTCCCTAACGACATTGCCCTTAACAGCAAGAGAAGCATCCACGCAAGCCCTAACGCTATAAGATCATTACAAGGGACAGAACAACAAGGACACCAATACGTGACCCTGACCAGTCTCCTAAGCCAAGACGTCCCTTACGGCGCAATGCTCCTCGAGTTCCCTTCAAGCTCCAACACTAGTTTAGAGTTTGTAAACAGCGAGAGATTTCTCATTTACGATTTCCCTCCACCAGCGGCGATATACAACGAGTACCTGTTACCACTTAGGGCGTGTCCGGTGGCGGGGGACAGTATCCCCTTACTCCTCCGCGGGGCccctagccactccctaaGCCAACACTGGTTAAAATGGGTACCAGGTTTCACTCCGCCATTTATCAAGCATATACATGAGGTTATGGATTATGACGACATAGTGACGTCATTTCCGCATCAAATGATCCCCTCCTGCAAGCATGCAGTCGACCCGGAAGTACATTATAAGTTGCTGTCGAAAAACAGCATCCCCGAGATGGGGGCACATACTCCGCATCACATGACCATGGAAAACCAcgccctgccgtgtatggtaAAGGCCGCACACGGAAAAGGCACCAAGGGCACATTTAAAGCAGACACGGAGCAAGAACTGGAACAGATCTTGGTCGAGCTGCGAAATAATCTTCAGCGATGTGAGCCTCCTATACTAACGGAGGTCATCGAGGACATTGATGGAAATTACTGTTTACAGTTCTATCTGCATAAGTCCGGGGAGATTTATTGGCTGGGTGTGACTACCCAAATTATGGGTGATAAATTTGTGtggggtggtggggtggtggatTGGACGAAGCAATTGTACCTCAGGGGGCTCCTGTGGGGCACGATTTGTCCTGTAAAGGAGTACCTGCACAAGCAAGGGTATTTTGGAATAGTTGGGATCGATGTGTTGACGAGTAAGAGAGGCAAGTTCGTAATCGATGTGAACCCGAGGATCAACGGGACGACGCCTCAACTCTTTCTTGCGCCGCGTATGGCAGACCTCGGTTATGGGTTGTCTGTGTACATCGCAGATGGGAGGTTCTTGTGCACTTCAGAGAGCCTGGTACAGAGGGCAGATGTATTGAATTCTACAGGGGAGGTCAGGGTAGTGGTTTTGTCTTCAGCTGACATAAGGGATGGGTGTGAGGCACACGTGGTCGTGTTTGGTGAATCTGAAGAAAAGGCGAGTGAAGGCTTTAAAAGGTTGAAAAAATGTCGCTTATAA
- the LOC5504306 gene encoding uncharacterized protein LOC5504306 isoform X1: MRDPERYILYFSKSQGVNSPLVLPGLRGDSRPKESMSDSAKITMDVSTVGRELESYINSKLHAATFVPNDIALNSKRSIHASPNAIRSLQGTEQQGHQYVTLTSLLSQDVPYGAMLLEFPSSSNTSLEFVNSERFLIYDFPPPAAIYNEYLLPLRACPVAGDSIPLLLRGAPSHSLSQHWLKWVPGFTPPFIKHIHEVMDYDDIVTSFPHQMIPSCKHAVDPEVHYKLLSKNSIPEMGAHTPHHMTMENHALPCMVKAAHGKGTKGTFKADTEQELEQILVELRNNLQRCEPPILTEVIEDIDGNYCLQFYLHKSGEIYWLGVTTQIMGDKFVWGGGVVDWTKQLYLRGLLWGTICPVKEYLHKQGYFGIVGIDVLTSKRGKFVIDVNPRINGTTPQLFLAPRMADLGYGLSVYIADGRFLCTSESLVQRADVLNSTGEVRVVVLSSADIRDGCEAHVVVFGESEEKASEGFKRLKKCRL, translated from the exons ATGCGTGACCCAGAACGATACATACTGTACTTTTCCAAATCACAGGGAGTTAATTCGCCTTTAGTTTTACCAGGCTTAAGGGGCGACAGTAGACCTAAGGAAAGCATGTCCG ATTCCGCAAAGATAACGATGGATGTCAGCACAGTCGGGCGAGAACTTGAAAGCTACATAAATAGTAAGCTACATGCGGCTACTTTCGTCCCTAACGACATTGCCCTTAACAGCAAGAGAAGCATCCACGCAAGCCCTAACGCTATAAGATCATTACAAGGGACAGAACAACAAGGACACCAATACGTGACCCTGACCAGTCTCCTAAGCCAAGACGTCCCTTACGGCGCAATGCTCCTCGAGTTCCCTTCAAGCTCCAACACTAGTTTAGAGTTTGTAAACAGCGAGAGATTTCTCATTTACGATTTCCCTCCACCAGCGGCGATATACAACGAGTACCTGTTACCACTTAGGGCGTGTCCGGTGGCGGGGGACAGTATCCCCTTACTCCTCCGCGGGGCccctagccactccctaaGCCAACACTGGTTAAAATGGGTACCAGGTTTCACTCCGCCATTTATCAAGCATATACATGAGGTTATGGATTATGACGACATAGTGACGTCATTTCCGCATCAAATGATCCCCTCCTGCAAGCATGCAGTCGACCCGGAAGTACATTATAAGTTGCTGTCGAAAAACAGCATCCCCGAGATGGGGGCACATACTCCGCATCACATGACCATGGAAAACCAcgccctgccgtgtatggtaAAGGCCGCACACGGAAAAGGCACCAAGGGCACATTTAAAGCAGACACGGAGCAAGAACTGGAACAGATCTTGGTCGAGCTGCGAAATAATCTTCAGCGATGTGAGCCTCCTATACTAACGGAGGTCATCGAGGACATTGATGGAAATTACTGTTTACAGTTCTATCTGCATAAGTCCGGGGAGATTTATTGGCTGGGTGTGACTACCCAAATTATGGGTGATAAATTTGTGtggggtggtggggtggtggatTGGACGAAGCAATTGTACCTCAGGGGGCTCCTGTGGGGCACGATTTGTCCTGTAAAGGAGTACCTGCACAAGCAAGGGTATTTTGGAATAGTTGGGATCGATGTGTTGACGAGTAAGAGAGGCAAGTTCGTAATCGATGTGAACCCGAGGATCAACGGGACGACGCCTCAACTCTTTCTTGCGCCGCGTATGGCAGACCTCGGTTATGGGTTGTCTGTGTACATCGCAGATGGGAGGTTCTTGTGCACTTCAGAGAGCCTGGTACAGAGGGCAGATGTATTGAATTCTACAGGGGAGGTCAGGGTAGTGGTTTTGTCTTCAGCTGACATAAGGGATGGGTGTGAGGCACACGTGGTCGTGTTTGGTGAATCTGAAGAAAAGGCGAGTGAAGGCTTTAAAAGGTTGAAAAAATGTCGCTTATAA
- the LOC5504306 gene encoding uncharacterized protein LOC5504306 isoform X4, which produces MDVSTVGRELESYINSKLHAATFVPNDIALNSKRSIHASPNAIRSLQGTEQQGHQYVTLTSLLSQDVPYGAMLLEFPSSSNTSLEFVNSERFLIYDFPPPAAIYNEYLLPLRACPVAGDSIPLLLRGAPSHSLSQHWLKWVPGFTPPFIKHIHEVMDYDDIVTSFPHQMIPSCKHAVDPEVHYKLLSKNSIPEMGAHTPHHMTMENHALPCMVKAAHGKGTKGTFKADTEQELEQILVELRNNLQRCEPPILTEVIEDIDGNYCLQFYLHKSGEIYWLGVTTQIMGDKFVWGGGVVDWTKQLYLRGLLWGTICPVKEYLHKQGYFGIVGIDVLTSKRGKFVIDVNPRINGTTPQLFLAPRMADLGYGLSVYIADGRFLCTSESLVQRADVLNSTGEVRVVVLSSADIRDGCEAHVVVFGESEEKASEGFKRLKKCRL; this is translated from the coding sequence ATGGATGTCAGCACAGTCGGGCGAGAACTTGAAAGCTACATAAATAGTAAGCTACATGCGGCTACTTTCGTCCCTAACGACATTGCCCTTAACAGCAAGAGAAGCATCCACGCAAGCCCTAACGCTATAAGATCATTACAAGGGACAGAACAACAAGGACACCAATACGTGACCCTGACCAGTCTCCTAAGCCAAGACGTCCCTTACGGCGCAATGCTCCTCGAGTTCCCTTCAAGCTCCAACACTAGTTTAGAGTTTGTAAACAGCGAGAGATTTCTCATTTACGATTTCCCTCCACCAGCGGCGATATACAACGAGTACCTGTTACCACTTAGGGCGTGTCCGGTGGCGGGGGACAGTATCCCCTTACTCCTCCGCGGGGCccctagccactccctaaGCCAACACTGGTTAAAATGGGTACCAGGTTTCACTCCGCCATTTATCAAGCATATACATGAGGTTATGGATTATGACGACATAGTGACGTCATTTCCGCATCAAATGATCCCCTCCTGCAAGCATGCAGTCGACCCGGAAGTACATTATAAGTTGCTGTCGAAAAACAGCATCCCCGAGATGGGGGCACATACTCCGCATCACATGACCATGGAAAACCAcgccctgccgtgtatggtaAAGGCCGCACACGGAAAAGGCACCAAGGGCACATTTAAAGCAGACACGGAGCAAGAACTGGAACAGATCTTGGTCGAGCTGCGAAATAATCTTCAGCGATGTGAGCCTCCTATACTAACGGAGGTCATCGAGGACATTGATGGAAATTACTGTTTACAGTTCTATCTGCATAAGTCCGGGGAGATTTATTGGCTGGGTGTGACTACCCAAATTATGGGTGATAAATTTGTGtggggtggtggggtggtggatTGGACGAAGCAATTGTACCTCAGGGGGCTCCTGTGGGGCACGATTTGTCCTGTAAAGGAGTACCTGCACAAGCAAGGGTATTTTGGAATAGTTGGGATCGATGTGTTGACGAGTAAGAGAGGCAAGTTCGTAATCGATGTGAACCCGAGGATCAACGGGACGACGCCTCAACTCTTTCTTGCGCCGCGTATGGCAGACCTCGGTTATGGGTTGTCTGTGTACATCGCAGATGGGAGGTTCTTGTGCACTTCAGAGAGCCTGGTACAGAGGGCAGATGTATTGAATTCTACAGGGGAGGTCAGGGTAGTGGTTTTGTCTTCAGCTGACATAAGGGATGGGTGTGAGGCACACGTGGTCGTGTTTGGTGAATCTGAAGAAAAGGCGAGTGAAGGCTTTAAAAGGTTGAAAAAATGTCGCTTATAA